One part of the Quercus lobata isolate SW786 chromosome 7, ValleyOak3.0 Primary Assembly, whole genome shotgun sequence genome encodes these proteins:
- the LOC115951354 gene encoding CAAX prenyl protease 2 encodes MEEEAISKSAAVTACTAMALLYVAILHAPTLILRLPPPPSFNSFMIRRFICAAISSVLSLLICTLILPIRSKEASILFDVYGIRVDHIWQAVVFPVSLTSLMYAGSLVLKALLLVDKWRERVSRGEEFSYEYIQGSLQGFIDLIISVASNVSAWRNFVVAPLTEELVFRACMIPLLLCGGFKPYTAIRLCPIFFSLAHLNHLMEFYSKQNFSLIKTFMVVGLQLGYTVIFGSYASFLYIRTGHLLAPLVAHSFCNFMGLPALFSRRNGMVSVAFVAGMVGFLWLLFPMTHPDLYNDRSDSCKCWHGYCSWS; translated from the exons ATGGAGGAAGAAGCCATTTCGAAATCGGCGGCGGTGACGGCCTGCACCGCCATGGCTTTATTGTACGTTGCGATTCTTCACGCTCCCACTTTGATCCTCCGCCTCCCACCTCCTCCTTCCTTCAACAGCTTCATGATCCGACGCTTCATTTGCGCCGCCATTTCCTCCGTTCTCTCTCTCCTCATCTGCACTCTCATCCTCCCA ATAAGAAGTAAGGAGGCGTCAATTCTATTCGATGTTTACGGAATCCGAGTTGATCATATA TGGCAAGCTGTGGTGTTTCCTGTTTCCTTGACTTCTTTAATGTATGCGGGATCTTTGGTCCTCAAGGCTCTGCTCTTGGTGGATAAGTGGAGAGAGCGTGTGAGTCGAGGTGAAGAATTTTCGTATGAGTACATCCAAGGTTCATTACAAGGGTttattgatttgataatttCGGTTGCTTCCAATGTTTCGGCTTGGCGTAATTTTGTTGTG GCACCACTTACTGAGGAGCTGGTCTTCAGGGCATGTATGATACCTCTACTTCTCTGTGGAGGATTTAAACCGTACACTGCCATACGTCTGTGCcctattttctttagtttag CACACCTAAACCATTTAATGGAGTTCTACAGCAAGCAAAACTTTAGCTTGATAAAAACTTTCATGGTTGTAG GTCTCCAGCTTGGCTACACTGTTATATTTGGTTCATATGCATCTTTCCTCTACATTCGAACTG GACATCTTCTTGCTCCATTAGTTGCTCATAGCTTCTGCAATTTTATGGGATTGCCTGCGCTGTTTTCAAGGAGGAATG GGATGGTAAGTGTAGCATTTGTTGCGGGAATGGTGGGCTTCCTCTGGCTTCTTTTTCCAATGACACACCCAGATTTGTATAATGATAGATCAGATAGTTGCAAATGTTGGCATGGATATTGTTCTTGGAGCTAA
- the LOC115953987 gene encoding protein LITTLE ZIPPER 4-like, with translation MDRLNSKLYLQNCYIMKENEKLRKKAQLLNQENQALLSELKQKLTKGSNPKNNAPNSNISDLNLNSSSNANPSSSSN, from the coding sequence ATGGATAGGCTGAACTCAAAGCTGTACTTGCAGAACTGTTACATAATGAAAGAGAATGAGAAGCTAAGGAAGAAAGCACAGCTTCTTAACCAAGAGAATCAAGCACTGCTCTCGGAGCTCAAACAGAAGCTGACCAAgggatcaaacccaaaaaacaatgCTCCAAACAGTAACATTTCTGACCTCAATCTCAACTCCAGCTCAAATGCAAATCCTTCCAGTTCCAGCAACTGA